One genomic window of Burkholderia diffusa includes the following:
- a CDS encoding DUF962 domain-containing protein, translated as MKTLVDHLSQYAAYHRDARNIATHLVGIPMIVFAVEVLLSRPAIGVLAGVALSPALLLAVAFAVFYLRLDLRFGLVMTALFALGLWAAQTLALQPTAQWLGIGVGAFVVGWIVQFVGHWFEGRKPAFVDDLVGLMVGPLFVVAEVAFFAGLRGNVRREVERRAGPVHGGAHSHV; from the coding sequence ATGAAGACGCTCGTGGATCACCTTTCCCAGTATGCGGCCTATCATCGCGACGCGCGCAACATCGCGACGCATCTGGTCGGCATTCCGATGATCGTGTTCGCGGTCGAGGTGCTGCTGTCACGGCCCGCGATCGGCGTGCTGGCGGGCGTCGCGCTGTCGCCGGCGTTGCTGCTCGCGGTGGCGTTCGCGGTGTTCTACCTGCGTCTCGACCTGCGTTTCGGGCTGGTGATGACCGCGCTGTTCGCGCTCGGCCTGTGGGCCGCGCAGACGCTCGCACTGCAGCCGACCGCGCAATGGCTCGGGATCGGCGTTGGAGCGTTCGTGGTCGGCTGGATCGTGCAGTTCGTCGGGCACTGGTTCGAAGGGCGCAAGCCCGCGTTCGTCGACGACCTGGTCGGCCTGATGGTCGGGCCGCTGTTCGTCGTCGCCGAAGTCGCGTTTTTCGCGGGCCTGCGCGGCAATGTGCGCCGCGAAGTCGAGCGGCGCGCGGGCCCGGTCCACGGTGGCGCGCACTCGCATGTCTGA